A genomic window from Pirellulales bacterium includes:
- a CDS encoding prolyl oligopeptidase family serine peptidase: MREMFYRDEPSWVPCSRGREHADRTEPRYRRASAGGRFHVQLLTGLCVLLAGCGESANRTPAAKSPSTTTATPVDDAEPTSSADAGAPSPLNATTFRYPKAERGDQVDDYHGRQVADPFRWLEDTDSPATRTWIKAENELTFDFLKAVPQRAQIHDRLTKLWNYEKYGIPAARGGRYFYNRNDGLQNQSVLYVASALDAEPQVLLDPNTLSADGTVALSGTAISDDGRLFAYGLATAGSDWQEWRIRDVETKRDLPDRLQWIKFATASWSPDGRGLFYSRYDEPDEQTRLTGVNYFQKLFYHRLGTPQAEDKLIYERPDEKEWGFNGDVSDDGHWLVIRVWRGSEIKDQLFYLDLTTPDAQVVPWITGFDAQYAFLGNDGNTFFLRTDFDAPRQRVVAADCTQPGREGWNEIIPEQQDVLQSVSLVGDRLIALYLQDAHSQVRLFDKSGQPQGEIPLAEIGTVALGNARQQDQELFYSFTSFLAAPTIYRYDVTTGKSTVFRQPKVDFAADRYLTEQVFYTSRDGTRVPMFITRRKDTKLDGTNPTFLFAYGGFDISLTPSFSPGRFVWLEMGGIYAQPNLRGGGEYGRAWHEAGMKAQKQNVFDDFLAAAEWLTANKYTSREKLAIAGRSNGGLLVGAALTQRPDLFGAALPGVGVMDMLRFHRFTIGWAWVSEYGSADNAEDFPTLSAYSPLHNIKPGIHYPATLVTTADHDDRVVPGHSFKFAATLQAAQAGPRPILIRIETSAGHGAGTPTTKLIEEAADGYAFLVKELAVDVPQDWGTSENKTSAATKGEAAPRGIADSRDNEETRDEEALALVASTGDDEPAPSTTCETDKPMPYIDAKEQLVAEIFVRDLDRSVAFYRDLGFELVRKEGDFAELAWEGHLLFVDQRSNLPPVPDFPAANTRVMVPDVDRHWKLCAENKARVVAPIGNRYYGLRDFTVADPDGYGVRFATRLTDAKK; this comes from the coding sequence GTCGCCCCTTAACGCCACGACTTTCCGTTACCCCAAGGCAGAACGAGGCGACCAGGTCGACGACTATCATGGTCGCCAGGTGGCTGATCCTTTTCGTTGGCTGGAAGACACCGACAGCCCCGCGACCCGCACCTGGATCAAGGCCGAGAACGAGCTGACGTTCGATTTTCTCAAGGCCGTCCCCCAACGGGCCCAGATTCACGACCGTCTGACGAAGCTTTGGAACTACGAAAAATACGGCATCCCCGCGGCGCGCGGCGGCCGCTATTTCTATAACCGCAACGACGGCTTGCAAAACCAGAGCGTGCTATATGTAGCGTCTGCGCTCGACGCCGAGCCGCAGGTGCTGCTCGATCCCAACACGCTATCGGCCGATGGCACCGTGGCGCTGTCCGGTACGGCTATTAGCGATGACGGACGACTGTTCGCCTATGGGCTGGCCACGGCCGGTTCGGATTGGCAAGAGTGGCGCATTCGCGACGTCGAGACCAAACGCGATCTGCCAGACCGCTTGCAATGGATCAAGTTCGCCACCGCCTCGTGGTCTCCCGACGGCAGGGGATTGTTCTACAGTCGCTATGACGAGCCCGACGAGCAGACAAGGCTGACCGGCGTCAACTATTTTCAAAAGCTGTTCTATCACCGGCTCGGCACGCCGCAGGCCGAAGACAAGTTGATCTATGAGCGCCCTGACGAAAAAGAATGGGGTTTTAATGGTGACGTGAGTGACGATGGCCACTGGCTCGTGATCCGCGTCTGGCGCGGGTCCGAGATCAAAGATCAGCTGTTTTATTTGGATCTGACGACGCCCGATGCTCAGGTCGTGCCTTGGATCACGGGCTTCGACGCGCAGTACGCCTTTCTCGGCAACGACGGCAACACTTTTTTTCTACGCACCGATTTCGACGCGCCGCGGCAGCGGGTCGTGGCGGCCGATTGCACACAGCCAGGACGCGAAGGTTGGAACGAGATCATTCCTGAGCAGCAAGACGTGCTGCAATCCGTCTCCCTGGTCGGCGACCGGTTGATCGCGCTCTATCTGCAAGACGCGCACAGCCAGGTGCGGTTGTTCGACAAGTCAGGACAGCCGCAGGGTGAAATCCCCTTGGCCGAGATCGGCACCGTGGCCCTGGGCAACGCGCGGCAGCAAGACCAGGAGCTGTTCTATTCCTTCACCAGCTTTCTGGCGGCGCCGACGATCTATCGCTACGACGTCACGACGGGCAAGAGTACCGTCTTCCGCCAGCCTAAGGTGGATTTCGCGGCCGACCGTTACCTGACGGAACAGGTGTTCTACACCAGCCGCGACGGCACGCGTGTCCCCATGTTCATCACGCGTCGGAAGGATACCAAGCTCGACGGTACGAACCCGACATTCTTGTTCGCCTATGGCGGGTTCGACATTTCTTTGACGCCGTCGTTCTCGCCGGGCAGGTTCGTATGGCTCGAAATGGGCGGCATCTACGCGCAGCCGAACTTGCGTGGCGGCGGCGAGTACGGCCGCGCCTGGCACGAGGCTGGCATGAAGGCGCAGAAGCAAAACGTCTTCGATGATTTTCTGGCGGCCGCCGAGTGGTTGACCGCCAACAAGTACACCTCGCGCGAAAAGCTAGCCATTGCCGGCCGGTCGAACGGCGGACTGCTGGTCGGCGCGGCGCTGACGCAGCGCCCCGATCTGTTCGGTGCGGCGCTGCCCGGCGTGGGCGTGATGGACATGCTGCGGTTCCATCGCTTCACCATTGGCTGGGCCTGGGTCAGCGAATACGGTTCGGCCGACAATGCCGAGGATTTTCCCACGCTCTCGGCTTACTCGCCGCTGCACAACATCAAGCCTGGCATCCACTATCCGGCTACGCTTGTCACCACGGCCGATCATGACGATCGCGTGGTGCCAGGACACAGCTTCAAGTTCGCGGCGACATTGCAAGCCGCGCAGGCCGGCCCGCGGCCGATTTTGATTCGCATCGAGACCAGCGCCGGCCACGGTGCAGGCACACCCACTACCAAGCTGATCGAAGAAGCGGCCGATGGCTACGCCTTCCTGGTCAAAGAACTCGCGGTCGACGTGCCGCAGGACTGGGGAACAAGCGAGAACAAAACGTCCGCCGCCACCAAGGGCGAAGCAGCGCCACGTGGAATCGCAGACTCAAGAGACAATGAGGAGACGAGAGACGAAGAGGCGCTTGCTCTGGTTGCCTCAACTGGTGATGACGAACCCGCACCATCCACCACCTGTGAAACGGACAAACCGATGCCCTATATCGACGCCAAAGAACAACTGGTCGCCGAGATTTTCGTCCGTGACCTCGACCGCTCGGTCGCCTTCTACCGCGACCTGGGGTTTGAACTAGTGCGCAAAGAGGGGGATTTTGCCGAGCTAGCCTGGGAGGGTCATCTGCTGTTCGTCGACCAGCGCAGCAATCTGCCCCCTGTGCCCGATTTTCCCGCCGCCAACACGCGCGTGATGGTGCCCGACGTTGATCGCCACTGGAAGCTGTGCGCAGAGAACAAGGCGCGTGTCGTTGCGCCGATCGGCAACCGTTACTACGGCCTGCGCGATTTCACCGTGGCCGACCCCGACGGATACGGCGTGCGCTTTGCCACCAGATTGACGGACGCGAAGAAATAG